A single region of the Lotus japonicus ecotype B-129 chromosome 4, LjGifu_v1.2 genome encodes:
- the LOC130715427 gene encoding protein terminal ear1 homolog: MGNLDPTAEEFKPRRNPNHLPLPPPPPPPPTTPFPYPYSYYPFAVSTYSYAGGYEPLPYPPFCYGEPLPYPPPAHIPSTPQPPLLPTRSLLLSFFPPEAAAAVTESSVRRQLEIFGDVRGVQMERRCEGTVIVHFYDLRHAETALAAIRLQQQTKLLNPPARGVAYGCDVWAQFTLPARDAVPEGQNQGTVVVFNVDWDVEPETLRQIFEDFGPIKEIRHPQTKKSQRFVEFFDIRDAANALEHMNGKEIHGRPVVIEFSRPGRKFFQVSAASPFSKSFCPSPPPLQPRFWPPFAPHHAAAFSSQPQLSSSKTSMGNHDSRVAMASIHSGEDFQNGVEDGHHSHGPPNRSFVKTHSRDSSVESMNQLQGRSNRPCRGRQARHDETRFLIQEDAASQSGCIDSRTTVMIKNIPNKYSQKLLMNMLDNHCIHYNEQIGDDQILSSYDFLYLPIDFNNKCNVGYGFVNMTSPEATLRLYKAFHHQPWEVFNSRKICEVTYARVQGLEALKEHFKNSKFPYEIEHYLPVYFSPPRDGKQVTEPLPIGQSNKHSRSFSIGSHSHMVGTSSEDLINHQNGSVEGDDEDNGCGLS, from the exons ATGGGAAACTTAGACCCCACGGCGGAGGAGTTCAAGCCGAGAAGAAACCCTAACCACTTACCCTtacccccacccccacccccacccccaacGACACCGTTTCCGTATCCATACTCCTATTATCCATTCGCTGTTTCCACCTACTCTTACGCCGGAGGATACGAACCGCTGCCGTACCCGCCGTTTTGTTACGGCGAGCCTCTTCCGTACCCGCCGCCGGCACACATTCCCTCTACGCCGCAGCCGCCGCTGTTACCGACGCGGTCGTTGCTGCTGAGTTTCTTTCCGCCGGAGGCTGCGGCGGCGGTTACAGAGTCGTCGGTGAGGAGGCAGCTGGAGATTTTCGGCGACGTGAGAGGGGTTCAGATGGAGAGGCGCTGCGAGGGGACGGTTATCGTTCACTTTTATGACCTCAGACATGCGGAGACGGCGTTGGCGGCGATTCGGTTGCAGCAGCAGACGAAGCTGCTTAACCCGCCGGCGCGTGGGGTTGCTTATGGTTGTGATGTTTGGGCGCAGTTCACGCTCCCGGCGCGTGATGCTGTTCCTGAAGGGCAGAACCAAGGGACTGTCGTGGTTTTCAATGTGGATTGGGACGTGGAACCAGAGACTCTCCGGCAAATCTTTGAGGATTTCG GTCCCATAAAGGAAATCAGACACCCCCAAACAAAAAAGAGCCAGAGGTTCGTGGAGTTTTTTGATATCAGAGATGCTGCAAATGCTTTGGAGCACATGAATGGAAAAGAAATTCATGGGAGACCTGTTGTTATTGAATTCAGTCGACCAGGAAGGAAGTTCTTCCAGGTTTCTGCTGCTTCTCCATTCTCCAAGTCGTTTTGTCCTTCCCCTCCACCATTGCAACCGAGATTCTGGCCTCCTTTTGCTCCTCATCATGCTGCTGCTTTTAGTTCTCAACCTCAATTATCTTCAAGCAAAACTTCCATGGGAAACCATGATAGCAGAGTAGCCATGGCTTCCATTCATTCGGGTGAGGATTTTCAGAATGGGGTTGAAGATGGGCATCACTCTCATGGGCCTCCCAATAGAAGTTTTGTGAAGACACACAGCAGGGATTCCTCTGTTGAAAGTATGAATCAGCTTCAAGGTAGAAGCAACAGGCCTTGCAGGGGGAGGCAAGCAAGGCATGATGAAACCCGATTTTTAATTCAGGAAGATGCTGCTTCCCAGTCTGGTTGCATAGATTCCAGAACTACTGTGATGATAAAAAACATACCCAACAAGTACAG CCAGAAGCTACTGATGAACATGTTGGACAACCACTGCATCCACTACAATGAGCAGATTGGAGATGACCAGATTTTGTCATCCTACGACTTCTTGTACCTCCCCATTGATTTCAA CAACAAGTGCAATGTGGGATATGGGTTTGTGAACATGACCTCTCCTGAGGCAACCCTGAGGCTCTACAAGGCTTTCCACCATCAACCCTGGGAGGTGTTCAATTCAAGAAAAATTTGTGAGGTGACCTATGCTAGAGTTCAG GGATTGGAAGCGTTGAAAGAGCATTTCAAGAACTCCAAGTTCCCATACGAGATAGAGCACTACCTGCCAGTGTATTTTTCACCTCCTCGAGACGGGAAGCAAGTGACAGAGCCACTTCCAATTGGTCAAAGTAACAAGCACTCACGAAGCTTTTCCATTGGTTCGCATAGCCATATGGTAGGGACTTCTTCTGAGGACTTGATTAACCACCAAAACGGCAGcgttgaaggtgatgatgaGGATAATGGATGTGGATTGAGTTGA
- the LOC130711671 gene encoding actin-related protein 3, translated as MDPATSRPAVVIDNGSGYTKMGFAGNVEPCFIVPTVVAVNESFLNQSRSTSKGNWVAQHNAGVMADLDFFIGDDALSKSRSSSTYNLTYPIRHGQVDNWDAMERYWQQCIFNYLRCDPEDHYFLLTESPLTAPESREYTGEIMFETFNVPGLYIAVNSVLALAAGYTTSKCEMTGVVVDVGDGSTHVVPVADGYVIGSSIKSIPLAGKDVTLFVQQLMRERGENVPPEDSFEVARKVKEMYCYTCSDIVKEFNKHDKEPAKYIKQWRGIKPKTGAPYSCDIGYERFLGPEVFFNPEIYSSDFSTPLPVVIDKCIQSAPIDTRRSLYKNIVLSGGSTMFKDFHRRLQRDLKKIVDARALSAETRLNGEIKSHPVEVNVLSHPIQRFAVWFGGSVLASTPEFFTACHTKAEYEEYGASICRTNPVFKGMY; from the exons ATGGACCCCGCTACTTCTCGTCCAGCTGTAGTCATCGATAATGGCTCCGG GTATACGAAGATGGGGTTTGCTGGTAATGTTGAGCCATGTTTTATTGTTCCGACAGTGGTTGCGGTTAACGAGTCCTTTCTGAATCAATCGAGGAGCACTTCTAAAGGCAATTGGGTTGCCCAGCACAACGCTGGGGTTATGGCGGATCTTGATTTCTTTATTGGGGATGATGCGCTTTCTAAGTCGCGATCCAGCAGCACTTACAATCTCACTTACCCGATTCGGCATGGCCAGGTTGATAACTGGGACGCCATGGAGCGCTACTGGCAGCAGTGCATATTCAACTATTTGAGGTGTGATCCTGAGGATCACTATTTTCTCTTGACGGAGAGTCCGTTGACAGCTCCTGAGAGTCGCGAGTATACTGGGGAAATcatgtttgagacttttaatgTACCTGGACTTTACATTGCTGTGAATTCTGTGCTTGCTCTTGCAGCTGGCTACACAACATCTAAG TGTGAGATGACAGGAGTCGTAGTGGATGTTGGAGATGGGTCTACTCATGTTGTGCCTGTCGCAGATGGCTATGTTATTGGGAGTAGTATCAAATCGATTCCTCTTGCTGGAAAGGATGTTACTCTTTTTGTTCAGCAGCTTATGCGG GAAAGAGGAGAGAATGTACCACCTGAAGATTCTTTTGAAGTGGCTCGTAAAGTAAAGGAAATGTATTGCTACACATGCTCTGACATTGTGAAG GAATTTAATAAACATGACAAAGAACCAGCCAAATATATCAAGCAATGGAGAGGCATCAAACCAAAGACAGGGGCTCCATATTCCTGTGATATTGGCTATGAACGATTTCTTGGCCCTGAG GTTTTCTTTAATCCTGAGATATATAGCAGTGACTTTAGCACTCCTTTGCCAGTTGTAATAGACAAGTGCATTCAGTCTGCTCCAATTGACACGAGAAGATCATTGTACAAG AATATAGTGTTGTCTGGAGGATCAACCATGTTCAAGGATTTTCACAGGAGGTTGCAACGTGATCTAAAGAAAATTGTTGATGCTCGTGCCCTTTCAGCTGAAACACGTCTAAATGGGGAGATAAAA TCACATCCAGTGGAGGTCAATGTACTCAGCCATCCAATCCAGAGATTTGCAGTTTGGTTTGGGGGTTCTGTGCTTGCATCAACGCCTGAGTTTTTTACG GCTTGTCATACCAAGGCAGAGTATGAAGAATATGGAGCAAGCATTTGCAGGACAAATCCTGTTTTCAAGGGGATGTATTAA